In Oreochromis niloticus isolate F11D_XX linkage group LG18, O_niloticus_UMD_NMBU, whole genome shotgun sequence, one genomic interval encodes:
- the LOC100712584 gene encoding disks large-associated protein 1 produces MKGLSSSRGHHHVVSYEPSYDPLGHHVDRKPYLISQMDMPVPIPMPHPAELPYYNAQRTSYPSDSNSIVPYGTFPRRCHSTSSSHHPEVKDECMAMVPYVGGGGGGGGGGGGGGGGYGGKTPTRVPANFVDPFERQPSFSRDGYHTLQYKRGVQAHSGGMGANNNNDSPGRIRHLVHSVQKLFTKSHSLEGPHHTQSSKGANNGSVNGGGGGGGGGGGGGSRASPEGETPPVGVRHRKRSKSRERCRSAEPKHRSHHHHHHQLHGSASAPGSGYWSSDDNLERELCLYHPHHHQPPPSPSPSISPSPIAMTISRYPGNNPDKFPQTPLPSLSSSQSQQYFMMDPYGTLSEHTHTHAHHGHTHHHSALKASRSNNDVKYAASTAYVPISGSSNNSGGGIGGGSGSLLPVGLVDGPLAKKGPWSSSLTVSRAREVYTNNSSHNQPRASAGSGNLNLDRALVKSKGSQQQERSCHFLQVPQDEWSSFSPLGKEDDIPCRRMRSGSYVKAMAEDDSGDSDGSPKPSPKIQARRASYLKATQPSLTEMTTLQISAEHSPKLQIRSHSYLRAVSEVSINRSLDTLDPKTLLDPKSLLSSPQYRSRNESYMRAMSTISQLSEVEVNGQIEQVCEQVYSEMQSQAMEAAMDSMDTMDTLPMPGCFRMRSHSYVRAIDQGCGEEEGEGGRPLLLLPSSPPRTSATTVRTIQSST; encoded by the exons ATGAAAGGCCTGTCCAGTAGCCGGGGTCACCATCATGTGGTCTCCTATGAACCATCATATGATCCACTGGGTCACCATGTTGACCGCAAGCCATATTTGATCAGTCAGATGGACATGCCTGTGCCCATTCCCATGCCACATCCAGCTGAGCTGCCCTACTACAATGCTCAGCGTACCTCATACCCCTCTGACAGCAACAGCATCGTCCCATATGGAACCTTCCCCAGGAGGTGCCACTCTACCTCCTCATCTCACCATCCTGAGGTAAAGGATGAGTGTATGGCCATGGTACCATATgtaggaggtggaggaggaggaggtggtggaggaggaggaggtggaggaggctATGGGGGTAAAACGCCCACTCGGGTACCAGCAAACTTTGTGGACCCGTTTGAGCGTCAGCCATCATTTTCCAGAGATGGCTACCATACATTGCAATACAAACGAGGAGTGCAGGCCCACAGTGGGGGGATGGGggccaacaacaacaatgacagTCCAGGGAGAATTCGCCATCTTGTCCACTCAGTCCAGAAACTCTTCACCAAGTCACATTCATTGGAAGGGCCACACCACACACAGTCCTCCAAGGGGGCCAATAATGGGAGTGttaatggtggtggtggtggcggtggaggaggtggtggtggtggctcGAGGGCCAGCCCAGAAGGTGAAACTCCACCAGTGGGAGTGCGCCACCGGAAACGCAGTAAGAGCCGTGAGCGCTGTAGATCAGCAGAGCCCAAGCATCGaagccaccaccaccaccaccaccagctccACGGCTCAGCATCTGCTCCAGGCTCTGGATACTGGAGCTCAGATGACAACCTGGAACGGGAGCTGTGTCTCTACCACCCTCACCACCACCAACCTCCACCCTCACCCTCCCCCTCCATTTCCCCCTCGCCTATTGCCATGACAATAAGCCGATATCCTGGCAACAACCCAGACAAGTTCCCCCAGACTCCCCTCCCCAGTCTCTCCTCCTCGCAGTCCCAGCAGTACTTCATGATGGACCCTTACGGCACACTCagcgagcacacacacacccacgcacacCATGGCCACACACACCACCATTCTGCACTCAAAGCCTCCCGGAGCAACAACGATGTGAAGTATGCAGCGTCGACAGCATATGTGCCAATTAGTGGTAGCAGCAATAACAGCGGTGGCGGTATCGGTGGAGGAAGTGGCTCCTTGCTACCAGTGGGTCTTGTGGACGGGCCCCTTGCGAAGAAAGGGCCATGGTCATCAAGCCTAACGGTGAGCAGGGCCCGAGAGGTCTacaccaacaacagcagccaCAACCAGCCACGAGCCAGCGCAGGATCCGGTAACCTAAACCTAGATAGAGCTCTAGTCAAATCTAAGGGCAGTCAGCAGCAGGAGCGCTCTTGCCATTTCTTACAG GTACCTCAGGATGAATGGAGCAGCTTCTCTCCTCTAGGAAAGGAAGATGACATCCCCTGTCGGAGGATGAGAAGCGGCAGCTATGTGAAAGCCATGGCTGAGGATGACAGCGGAGATTCTGATGGAAGTCCCAAACCCTCTCCCAAGATCCAAGCTCGGCGGGCCAGCTACCTGAAAGCCACACAGCCATCACTTACTGAGATGACCACTCTACA GATTTCAGCTGAGCACTCCCCCAAACTGCAGATCAGGAGCCACAGTTACCTGCGTGCGGTGAGTGAGGTTTCAATCAATAGAAGCCTGGACACCCTGGACCCCAAAACCCTCCTCGACCCCAAATCACTGCTGTCCTCACCCCAATACCGCTCACGCAATGAAAGCTACATGAGAGCCATGAGCACCATCAGTCAG CTGAGTGAGGTGGAAGTAAATGGGCAGATTGAGCAGGTGTGTGAGCAGGTCTACAGTGAGATGCAGTCTCAGGCCATGGAGGCTGCCATGGACAGCATGGACACCATGGACACACTGCCTATGCCGGGATGCTTCCGGATGCGGAGCCACAGCTATGTAAGAGCGATTGACCAGGGCTGTggggaggaggaaggagaaggagggagaCCACTGCTTCTGTTACCATCCTCCCCACCACGTACATCTGCAACTACCGTCAGGACCATCCAGAGCAGCACAG